The Diospyros lotus cultivar Yz01 chromosome 11, ASM1463336v1, whole genome shotgun sequence region ATTTCTTTGGAGATAGCAGCTTCAAGATGGCCTTTTCTGTTTGGATTGCCTTGTTTCCATTCTTATGGTTGAGAATACAAGGAAGCAAGGTTTCATGTGCAAATTGTTGGAGAATCAGTAGATGGTCTTGTTTTTCACCATCCAGTAGCTACAGAATTTGGAGCCTCATCAATTCAGTTTTTGGTGAGCTGTTGTTCATGTCAGTCTTGATGTTGGATTTTCTCTGTCTCAGGTATTCTCCTGTCCTGTTTGATGAGGTATTGTAGATACCTGTGTGTTGCCTCACTTTATTGCTTTACAAGGTGCATATGGCACTATAGAAACATGAGGTTTTTGATCGGTTGGAGAGAGTGATTATTGTCTGAAAGGAATCATTCttgtttccttatttttgtGGTTGAGAGGGTATACTCCTTACAATGGAGAGGAGGTCTATGTAGCTTAGCATTTTATAATTCTAGTTATATACTTGCATTAGGATTTTCTTTTGGGAATTTTAGAAGATCAGAATTTTAAgtttttgttcatattttaatttgaattctgAGTTTAGTTAGGATTATGATGTTAtgtttttgtttccttctttaattTAGATTCTCTGTTTGGTAGGAATTTATGAGTTTTTAAATACCTGAAAAATATGGGgaatattcaaattttgatcATTGATTGTGGAATACAAGAATTGGATTATTCTCTCTGCGATTATCcgatattctctctctctctctctttatatatatatatgagaaatgaaattttCATAATAATGCTGTACTTGtgcctattgaagataagatatgCGAGAAGTGTTTTAAGATGGTTTGTACATGTGAAATGGAAACCAATAAATGCATTTGTGAGTTGAGTGTATAAAATGGAGGAAGTTTGTTGCGAATGAGATAAAGgaagacaaaaggaaaaagaaacttAGTGAAAAATTTTTAGGCATGAGATGAGATATAATAGCCATATAAATGATATGGTTATTAATAGAGATGACTGGCGAGCTAAAATGCATGTAACCAATCCCACTtggtgggattaaagcttggtGTTATCATTGTTGTGCTAGTGTCTTCGCTGCTTTTTCTAGATTTGCTGTTGGTTCTGTGATGTGTTTGAACTTTGAATTGTTTTTTATTAGCCACTCATTATCAtcatgagtttaatttttttgttgcacAACTTTCATCTTTTCCACCTAACATCCAGCACCTATGATCAACACCACCTTTCTCCTCCCTCTCAATACCCACCACGACCCTCGCCCCTCTTTGAGACCCCTTAGAAATCACCTTTTCTTGACCAGTCATCCAATGACCCGTAACCCATCACTGCCCTCTCCCTCCTTTTCTCGTACCTCCACCTTCAGCCCCATCCAATGATCCCTCAATCACTTTCTGCTCACATTTGCATCATgaactacatatatatagatatgtagaCAGATAGAATACTTGTATGTATCAACTAAGATAGAGATGCCAGCTCCCGGATCCACCAtgtaatttctctctcaataaatCCTACCCACACATCGATTACTATCTAAACAAAATTCCTCTCTTTTCATCTGTCAACTATTGCTTATATACTCTCTTGAATTGGAGAACTTCTGCATAAGGGTTCTAGCCTATTTTCTTTAGAAAAGGTCGTTGTGAGTGGGCCATCATTGATGCAgtagcattttttttcttttattttttattttttttggggggcggTGGGGGGTGGGGAGTAACTATGATGGGgactggggggggggggggggaggggaggtGAAAGGTGTGATGGGTTGTGGAACTGACCATGGTGGTGCAAAAGCCGATGTAATCCTACCATTATTTCTGAGATCACATTTCATGGATGGTAGAGGGAAATCTACTCATTTGTTACATCCTTGTGTGGACAGTGCAGAATCTCATTGCACAGTTGAAATGAATCCACTTTAttgcttctcttttctttagcttttgaaaaattgaagacATAATGGATTGAACTTACTATTTTGGAAGAATATCATGTACTTCCAGCTTTGGTTGTTTGGGTTTTTGCTGAAAAGGAAAAGTTTTTTGGCTCAGGGGTAATATGCGTTCTGCATATGAACCTTTATCTTtctcttaataattttattttccaagGATCTGCATGCTTTAGAAGCAGTTGTCCATTTTATGAGGTGCTCTATTGGATCTAATCCTTACCTTGGTGCATAATCTTGTATGACATTGTGGCATTTTGGTTTTTGCCAGCCTCAtcacatccccccccccccccaaaaaaaaaaaaaaaaaaaaaatgtaacctGTGGCTGAACCTTTTGTCTTCTCTCTTAATGGCTGAGATATATCTGTTATTATTGAATTATTCTGGTCTTTCTAATCAATTAAGTGCTGGATCTTTACCTCTCACatgaaattgtgtgatttttatattttcccttttgatgttttgaagctccGAAAAGAATTTACAAGTGAAGTGGAGTCAGCAATGGCTGCATTTCGAGGGTTGACAGTTGAATCATCTTCTGGTCATGCAGATCTCACCCAGCTATTTAGAATGGCAGATCATGAAGCAAAGAAATCTCGTGCCCAGAATCGGATTCTAAGAGTGGTGAGTACTGTTTGAGTACACTTATTTTTGCATCTCTTTATTTGTCTATTAGTTCCTTTATTGTGCctttaacaaatttttcaagCCTGCTGTACAAGGTTTTGGTACCCAAAAAAGTAGGATCATCTTCTGTTTATTTTTCTCATGCGTAGAAAAATTTTCATGTGATTCGCTTTGGAACTGATGGCTTCTCTTAGTTGGAATGACTTTGCTAAGTAATTGCATCTCATGATGCACAAAATGATGTTGATAACTTAGGTCTTATTGCTTCGGTTCTTATTCTTCTACCATcttataaattgtaaatttcCATCATTTCAGATCCTAATCTACTGCAGATCATCTGTGCAACCCCGACACCAATGGCCAGTGAATCAGAAACTCTTCACTTTTGATGTGATTTACCTTCACGACAAGCCTGGGCCGGACAATTGTCCCCAGAAGGTCTATGATGCACTCGTGGATGCTCTTGAACATGTCACCGAGTACGAGGGTTACATCTTTGAGACCGGACAGGGGCTGTCGCGTGTTCTTTTCCGTCACATGTGTGTGCTTCTGTCACACCCTCAGCAAAGATGCCTGCAGGATAACATCGATATTCCCAAATCCCTCACAAAAAAGTCGCCCACAGCTGACGCAGCGCCGGCTGAAGAGCCTGTTCCAGTAACCAGCCAGTGAACGTTAACAATGAAAATGTGTTGTTACTTTGGATCCTTGTATAACCTTTCCTCCAGGTCCTGAGCAATATGAAGCTATAAGTATTGTCATGTAATCCTTTCGCCCCCCTTTCTATATGAATTTGTATATACCTTTTTTGGGTGCTTTTTCTGGATATCTTTGAATTTGAATCTGATTTTGTGACCCACCCCCCCAAAAAGAATACTGCAAGATTTGACTGTGGAAATGGTTTTTGGGTTTCCAGCCTATATATACAAGCATATCTTCTGTTTTGGGTGCCATAGGTGGAAAGGCACTGTATCACCTCTGAACTGGGTCCACACATTGGAGACAAAAGAACAGGCTGATTAATGAAGGGGTGCACCACATGTAGAATTCATTGAGCAATTTTAAGAATTCCCATCATGCGTTGTGGCAGAATAAGATTCATTTGCGCTAAGAATGCTGCGAAGTTATAAACTGCTTTGCAATCTCTGGGTCATACCTGAGTTATGTTCAATCATTTACAGATAAAGAAATATCTGCAACTGGTGATTGATCTGATCAGTCCATTCGCAAAATAATTGCAAGTTCTAATCTGTCAACTCATTCAAATTCAAGTTATCCAATCccaaaaatttgattgaattttcaaatttgtcAACACATTCTGATGACCTTAGCCTCTGAACCCTACAATGCTCTTAGCTTTCTCTTGTATTCTATTGGATTATAAAAATAAGCAGGATAAGCTCTTCAAAGGCCCGAAAAGCAAAGGGATAATAAGGTCAGTGAATTCAAAGAACTTCTGAAAATGAATATACCAATTATAATTGGTTAGCAAGGATGCTATGAGCTTTTCAGTTTGCCAAAAATCATCCCCTAAAACATTGACATGCACAGTGCATGGAGTTCTCTTTCTTTGAGATTCGAAAAAGGTCATTTGTATATGTGATCTTATCGTTACTTTACAATAATGTGATTTTCCTAACACAAACTTACGACTTATTATGATTTTCCATCAAAATAATAAGTACTTCAAATGAACAAATAGTTATCTTGTTATTACATATTGCTTTTCATAGCTTGTATAAGACTATAAGAGCTGAGATCATCTGATCAAGGGCTTGAAACTTCTTGTGGGATCCTGAAATTGAGAAGTTGAAAACAGGTAGCTTCCTTTCATTTTAAACTCTAGTCAAACTTGTGGAGGCATTAGAATACTGCATTATTGGGAGAAGATTTGAAACTTTTTTCAACACCATTGCCCTTTCATGTGGAGCTAAAGTTTTCCCATTTGTTTAAGCCAAATTGTCATTTTCCCACTAATCAAAGGTTCATTGCTTCTTGTATTATTCGTCAAGTTTTGGTTTAAAAAACTGTTGATACTTTCATCTCTACTAAATATTAATATGATCTAagcatattatattttgatcaataaaaacatatatttaatacaTGAGACTctctaatttataaaaattaaaagaaaatcattttttgtaattaatctTACCTTTGTTTTTGGAAAGAAGCTCttgaaattattcataatttggaattctgaaaaaataaaacCTTCTCAAACGTTAATCTCTTGcaataaagaaagaagatggTGGTGGCAAGTAACCacccaaaattatttcttataataCTCAAATTTTGAAAGGGTCTTGTCTTTCCAAACTTCTTGTCACCAATTAGTAGGaccttggatttttttttccctttttaattttctactgACACTTCATAAGAAGAGATTCACATATAAAAGAGTGGACCCCCTAACCAAGATTAACATATCAATAAAGTCAACTAATATTTTCATACATCACCCAATTAATAAGAGAAAAGTCTACTGTGTGTGGATTCACTcgctcacatatatatatttataggtctttttctcattccaactataaataattatatttataattctatCTTTTCTTACATGACCCACATCTATATGAGattcttattttagttatattcACATTTTATACATGTCAATGCTTAACCGCCTAACGTTATAAGACAAATCAATTACTTAAGATGGTCTTAGTTAAAACTGCCAAATAAAACTTCcctattatttttgaaaggatTTTTGAAGATCATTTTATTTACTGTCAAACCCTACAGATCTATTGGGATAACCATTGGATTTGGTTGATTTGGTTCCCCTTCACACTTGTTCTTGCCTAAAATGCTATTCTAATCCTCATTCTTGATCATTGTTAGTTCTACTTGCATGTGAAGCTTGTCTTTTAACTAGCTGGCATTTGCTTCACTTTGAATCTCATTGAACTGTAAAGAGCACCAACTACCAAGTTGATCACAGTCAACCATCtcattgatttcttttcttcttttggatCTTTCTTCAACCTCTTGCTTGAACAGTTGTTAAACTTTGATTAGAAATTTGAAACCAGCTAAAGGTACAAAATAGAACAATTCTAAGGACCTACTGGTTTGTGCAAATGAACTCTCTGCATTTGCTTGCAAATTCTTCAACTGCCACTAACTGCTTAAATTGACTGCAAACAAAGATCCAAGACTTCTCAGAAGCAATCAGAACTCTGGTGATTATGACATCGAGGCGACCAGCTGAATAAACCTAGTTTATGATATTCTTTAGTTACTTGAATCATACATGGATACACCTCATGTGGCCTTTTAGGTGAATCTTGGGGTAGTCTATAAAAATACCCAAACAATTAAAAAACAGTGAATTATTGAAAGAAGCTGTGTTTTTCAACTCTCAAGGAGCCAATTTCTGCATATAATATCTTGTGTTTGCTTATATAAGGAGACTATTTCATCAGTTGGGTTTTAAAATATAGTACAGAATAAGGAAGGTTTTTTGTCTCAGTTGAAATGGGTATCTGCATATCCATTGGATCTCCAGAGATTCATGAGACTGACGATTGCCAAGAAAATGTGGTGTACTATGAAGAGAAAATTGCTGCTGCTGATGAAACTCAAAGGCTTGGTTCTATTTGTTCTCATCAAGGAAGCAGAGAGTCGAACCAAGATGCTGCAATTCTCTACCAGGTATGCCATTAAATTTTCATCTAGTTCCAAATTCagattctttctttttatttttttgcaaaagATCAGCTTCTCTCTCAATCTGTTTCCACTTTAGATTAAAGGGTAGTGATTCAAGAAAGTACTGGCTTTAGTTTTCGCGAGAAATCGCAAACCATTTGCTGAAATTTACTTGAAACTTCTTTGCAATCCTAAGGGCTATGGAATGGAAGATGGAGCTTTCTGTGGAGTGTTCGATGGCCATGGAAAGAATGGTGAGATAGTGAGCAAGCTAGTGAGAAACCGGTTGCCCTTGCTGCTGCTCAACAGAAAAAATTCTCTCACGAAGATCAGTTCTGCTCATAATCATAATGATGAAGAGGAGGGTGGAATGGTGCCAAACAAGGACTTGTATAAATGGAAAGATGCTTGTATAAGTGCCTTCAAGGTGATGGACAAAGAGATCAAACTTACCGATAACTTGGACTGCTCTAGCAGTGGAAGCACCGCGGCTGTTGTCGTAAGACaggtaattaattaagcttCTCAGCAATTCTCTTGcaggatgatgatgatcaaattCGCTTTCTTTTTGGGTTGATTGTGAACTTATTTGTGTTCAAAAGGGTGGAGATATTGTTGTTGCAAATCTTGGAGATTCCAGAGCAGTGTTGGGAACAATGGCCGAGGATGGAAGACTCGTGGCTGTTCAATTGACTACTGATTTGACGCCTGATTTACCATGTAAGACAAGAAGTAGAAACAGAGAGCAGAGGAAATAAGCATTCTGTCTGTTCCAATGATCTAACAATGGCTTTTGTCATTTGTCATGCAGTGGAAGCAGATAGAATAAGGAAGAGCAATGGCCGAGTACTCGCCCTGAAGGAGGAGCCACACATCCTGAGAGTGTGGCCGCCCCATGAGGGCTCCTCAGGCCTGGCCATGTCTCGAGCTTTCGGGGACTTCATCCACAAGAACCATGGTGTAATTGCCATCCCCGAGGTCTCCTATCGCCGTCTCACTGCCGAGGACCTGTTTCTTGTTGTTGCCAGTGATGGGGTAAGTCCAAATAACAGAGTACCTATCTTCTCATGAAGTACCCTAAAAGTGTGCATTGTCTGATAAAATCCTTCAAGAATGACAGTACTAAGACTGTTTCTTTCTTGATGGGGATTTCAGGTATGGAGTGTGCTGAGCAACAATGAAGTGGCATCAGTGGTTTCGGCGGCAGAGAGCGAAGAGGCAGCCGCAAGAGCAGTGGTAGAAGCTGCAATTTACGCGTGGAAACAGAAGTTTCCTCGCTCGAAGAGGGATGACTGCACTGCAGTCTGCCTCTTTCTGCAGAAGAGCCAGAGCCTGAGGCAGAGGCAAGACTCGTGTTAGAAGAAATGCATAACTCAAAACTCAATATGTTGTGTTGCTTCGAATGAATTATATATGACTGCCATATAAAGCTATTTATAAAGAGCACTGTATAGGTCATAAACCTAAGGGATAAAGTAAGCCCATCATGTATATAATCGAGAGTTGAACTGAGGATTCTAAACAAAGATAAACATAGAGGTGAACCCCAttcaaacttgatttgattttactcttcaatGCCTTAGATGGGATGGCTCAAGCTGTTGGCTTGGCCTGCCATGTTCTTAGTTGAAAGCACAacactctttttcttttaagcCTAAACAAACTGATTGGATCTGAAATCTTTGTTTGGTTGATGAGAAAGTTTGTGAAATGATCAGGGGTTGAGGAGAGAAAGTTGTGATATTATGGGACTACAAGTACTTGTGATATCCATGATTAGGAGGGGAAAAGGAATAACCATGATAATTACATACCAAATTTTAATGTTATTAGGTagtgttgacacacattttttgtaacatcccgcatcgagtgacAGGA contains the following coding sequences:
- the LOC127813740 gene encoding uncharacterized protein LOC127813740 produces the protein MEGTQRQSAAQVRYTLPPSRYSSEDILFCIDSDTESLVEMKVTGPNGRPITRLDSIKQAIRLFINAKLSINPDHRFAFASLSKSASWLRKEFTSEVESAMAAFRGLTVESSSGHADLTQLFRMADHEAKKSRAQNRILRVILIYCRSSVQPRHQWPVNQKLFTFDVIYLHDKPGPDNCPQKVYDALVDALEHVTEYEGYIFETGQGLSRVLFRHMCVLLSHPQQRCLQDNIDIPKSLTKKSPTADAAPAEEPVPVTSQ
- the LOC127813418 gene encoding probable protein phosphatase 2C 72, whose translation is MGICISIGSPEIHETDDCQENVVYYEEKIAAADETQRLGSICSHQGSRESNQDAAILYQGYGMEDGAFCGVFDGHGKNGEIVSKLVRNRLPLLLLNRKNSLTKISSAHNHNDEEEGGMVPNKDLYKWKDACISAFKVMDKEIKLTDNLDCSSSGSTAAVVVRQGGDIVVANLGDSRAVLGTMAEDGRLVAVQLTTDLTPDLPLEADRIRKSNGRVLALKEEPHILRVWPPHEGSSGLAMSRAFGDFIHKNHGVIAIPEVSYRRLTAEDLFLVVASDGVWSVLSNNEVASVVSAAESEEAAARAVVEAAIYAWKQKFPRSKRDDCTAVCLFLQKSQSLRQRQDSC